AAAGCGGTTTGCTTTCCGACGTACTGCAGTACTGCATATAACAGGGGCGGCGAAACGGCGGGACGCCGGACACCCCTGACCCTCAACGTTATCGATGAAAGGAAATCCGGTGGCACAGAAGGTTCAGGTCCTTCTTGTCGACGACCTCGACGGCGGCGAGGCGGACGAGACCGTGACGTTCGCGCTGGACGGCAAGACGTACGAGATCGATCTCACGACCATCAATGCGGACAAGCTGCGTGGCCTTCTCGAGCCCTATGTGAAGGGCGGCCGTCGTACGGGTGGCCGTGCTTCGGGCGGGCGTGGAAAGGCGCGTGCCGCTTCCGGCGGCAATCAGGACACCGCGGCGATCCGCGCCTGGGCGAAGGAGAACGGTTACGAGGTCAACGACCGCGGCCGTGTTCCGGCGTCCATTCGCGAGGCCTACGAGAAGGCCAACGGCTGAATCGGCCGGCAGACGGTCGGCAGCCCGGCGCGCAGGCGCCGCAGCCGGACCTGGTGGCACTGTGCTGCCACCGTGTCCACCAGGCGTACGAGATCGGGGGCGCTCCCCTCGCGCCCCACGGCCGGCATCGTCGGCAGCGAGGCCTCGGCCTCGCCTCCAGGACCAGGGGGTCGCAGCCATACGGCGGCCCCCTGCACGGATCCGGCCCGCAGCTGAGCGGCTCCGGGCCGCGTCGGCACGCTCACCCCGGCGGGTGGGACCGGGGCCGCGAGCGTGCCACCCGCGCCCAGGACCCGCAGGTCGAGGGTCACGGCGCTCCACTCCAGCCAGTCCAGCAGCCCCGGCAGCTCCTCCGCGCTGCCCGCGGCCACCAGCAGCTCCATCCGGTCGCCCCTGAGCGCCACCGGGGAGCCCGGTGCGAGATGCCGGAGCGCCTCGGCGCCCGCCTCGGCCGGCACGACCAGGACGTCGAACCGCACCCCGGTGAGCAGCCGCAGCGGCCGTCCGGGCACGGTCGCCCACCCCAGATCGTTCTCGTACCAGTGGCGGGCCCGGGCATCCGGGCAGGCCGATGGAGCGCAAGGCTCCGGTTCCGGATCGAGGGGCCGGCGAGGAAGGGGGACCGTATGGACGGCGAGCTGATGCCTCGTGGGGGCTGTGGGGTCCAGGGGAGTCGTGGGGGCCGTGGGAGCCGAGCCAACCATGCCACGTGCAACTGCCGATGCGACCTGCAAGTTACGCTGAGTCCCCTGCCGATCGCACAGAGTGCGAACAGAGGGGGGCGCTTGGGGGTGCGGGGAGGCGCAAGGTTGTTCGCCCATAGCGGAGGGAATGGGTGCGCGCCGCATGGAGTGTCAGTCCCAGCGGGTAAGACATGCCTAGTGGGAGGGGGCGACACGCAGGTCGGGCCGTCTCACGTTCGCCATCGGCGTACTGGCGATGGGGGTAACTGCCTGGCCTGCGGGAACATCGTCTCGCACCATCGGGTTGGAGCAGATGTCGGCGTTCGGGGTCAGGAGGCCAAGGACGGTGTCGGCAGTTGGAATGAGCGGTCCCCGCTTGCGGGACTAAGCTGCGGAAGGACAGGGAGGGGAAGTTCCCCCCACTGCCTGACCGCTCTGAGGAGCGATTAACGATGTTCGAGAGGTTCACCGACCGCGCGCGGCGGGTTGTCGTCCTGGCTCAGGAAGAAGCCCGGATGCTCAACCACAACTACATCGGCACCGAGCACATCCTCCTGGGTCTCATCCACGAGGGTGAAGGTGTCGCCGCTAAGGCCCTGGAGAGCCTCGGCATTTCGCTTGAGGCGGTCCGCCAGCAGGTGGAGGAGATCATCGGCCAGGGCCAGCAGGCCCCGTCCGGGCACATCCCCTTCACTCCCCGTGCCAAGAAGGTCCTGGAGCTGTCGCTCCGTGAGGCTCTTCAGCTGGGCCACAACTACATCGGCACGGAGCACATCCTGCTCGGCCTGATCCGTGAGGGCGAGGGCGTAGCCGCCCAGGTCCTGGTCAAGCTGGGCGCAGATCTCAACCGGGTGCGGCAGCAGGTCATCCAGCTGCTCTCCGGTTACCAGGGCAAGGAGACCGCCACCGCCGGCGGCCCGGCCGAGGGCACCCCCTCGACCTCCCTCGTCCTCGACCAGTTCGGCCGGAACCTCACCCAGGCCGCTCGTGAGTCCAAGCTCGACCCGGTCATCGGGCGCGAGAAGGAGATCGAGCGGGTCATGCAGGTGCTGTCCCGCCGTACGAAGAACAACCCGGTCCTGATCGGTGAGCCCGGCGTCGGCAAGACCGCCGTCGTCGAGGGCCTCGCCCAGGCCATCGTCAAGGGCGAGGTGCCCGAGACCCTCAAGGACAAGCACCTCTACACGCTGGACCTCGGCGCCCTGGTCGCCGGCTCCCGCTACCGCGGTGACTTCGAGGAGCGCCTGAAGAAGGTGCTCAAGGAGATCCGCACCCGCGGCGACATCATCCTGTTCATCGACGAGCTGCACACGCTGGTCGGTGCGGGTGCCGCCGAGGGCGCCATCGACGCGGCTTCGATCCTGAAGCCGATGCTGGCCCGCGGTGAGCTGCAGACCATCGGTGCGACCACCCTGGACGAGTACCGCAAGCACCTGGAGAAGGACGCGGCCCTGGAGCGCCGCTTCCAGCCCATCCAGGTCGCCGAGCCGTCCCTGCCGCACACGATCGAGATCCTCAAGGGCCTGCGCGACCGCTACGAGGCGCATCACCGCGTCTCCATCACGGACGAGGCCCTGGTCCAGGCCGCCACCCTGGCCGACCGCTACATCTCGGACCGCTTCCTGCCGGACAAGGCGATCGACCTGATCGACGAGGCCGGTTCCCGGATGCGCATCCGCCGGATGACCGCTCCGCCGGACCTGCGCGAGTTCGACGAGAAGATCGCCGCCGTCCGCCGGGACAAGGAGTCCGCGATCGACTCGCAGGACTTCGAGAAGGCCGCCTCCCTGCGCGACAAGGAGAAGCAACTCCTGGCCGCCAAGGCCAAGCGGGAGAAGGAGTGGAAGGCCGGCGACATGGACGTCGTCGCCGAGGTCGACGGCGAGCTGATCGCCGAGGTCCTCGCCACGGCCACGGGCATCCCGGTCTTCAAGCTGACCGAGGAGGAGTCCAGCCGCCTGCTGCGCATGGAGGACGAACTCCACAAGCGGGTCATCGGCCAGGTCGACGCCGTCAAGGCGCTGTCGAAGGCGATCCGTCGTACGCGCGCCGGTCTGAAGGACCCGAAGCGTCCGGGTGGTTCGTTCATCTTCGCCGGCCCGTCCGGTGTCGGTAAGACCGAGCTGTCCAAGGCGCTCGCCGAGTTCCTCTTCGGTGACGAGGACGCGCTGATCTCCCTCGACATGTCGGAGTTCAGCGAGAAGCACACGGTGTCGCGGCTCTTCGGTTCCCCGCCCGGATACGTGGGTTACGAAGAGGGCGGCCAGCTGACCGAGAAGGTCCGCCGCAAGCCGTTCTCCGTCGTCCTCTTCGACGAGGTCGAGAAGGCCCACCCGGACATCTTCAACTCGCTGCTGCAGATCCTGGAGGACGGTCGGCTGACCGACTCCCAGGGCCGGGTCGTGGACTTCAAGAACACGGTCATCATCATGACGACCAACCTCGGAACCCGGGACATCTCCAAGGGCTTCAACCTCGGCTTCGCCGCCGCGGGCGACACGAAGACCAACTACGAGCGCATGAAGAACAAGGTGTCGGACGAGCTCAAGCAGCACTTCCGTCCCGAGTTCCTCAACCGCGTCGACGACGTCGTCGTCTTCCCGCAGCTGACGCAGGAGGACATCCTGCGGATCGTCGACCTGATGATCAGCAAGGTGGACGAGCGCCTGAAGGACCGGGACATGGGCATCGAGCTCTCCCAGTCCGCCAAGGAGCTGCTGGCGAAGAAGGGTTACGACCCGGTGCTGGGCGCCCGGCCGCTGCGCCGCACGATCCAGCGCGAGGTCGAGGACACGCTCTCCGAGAAGATCCTCTTCGGCGAGCTGCGTCCCGGTCACATCGTGGTCGTGGACACCGAGGGCGAGGGCGACGCCGCCACCTTCACCTTCCGGGGTGAGGAGAAGTCGGCACTGCCCGACGTCCCGCCGATCGAGCAGGCCGCGGGTGGGGCTGGTCCCAACCTGAGCAAGGAGGCGTAAGCCTCCGGCGGATTGGCCGAGTTGAAGGGGCCGGTGCCTTTGGGGCACCGGCCCCTTCGCATGTTTTCGGTTGCCCTTGTCAGAAGGCGAAGGGCCGGGAGCGCGGAGTCAGCACGTTGGCGTCCGGGAAATCCGCCGCGTACGCGGTCTTGTCCAGGTTCACGGCAAGGGGCGTGAACAACCGGACGGTGCGCAGGTCCGGGCACAGCCGGGCCAGCGGTGCCAGGTCCTCGGTGCCCTGGACGTCGAACACATACAGGGTCTCCACTCCGGGCAGCTCAGGGGCTCCGGCGCAGTGCGCCGCCGCGTATGCGGGAACGCCGAGGCGAGTGAGCGCGGGCAGAGCGGTGAGTTCGGACCAGTCTTCGGGCCGGAGGAACTCCACTCCGCCGCGCAGGTCCACAGAGTTCAGTGCCGACCAGTGGCTCAGTCCGCGAAGACCGCCCGACGCGAGGACACCGGCGTCCAGGGCAAGCGTGTTCAGCGGGGCGTCGAGGGGCAGTTCCCGAAGACTGACGGGCAATTCGCTTGTCACCGTGAGGTGCTGCACGGTGTCGAGCCGGCCGAGCCCGGAGACCGGGCCGACGTTGTGCAGGTACAACTCCTCCAGACCCAGATCCGCCAGGGGAGACACGTCACCCACCCCTGGACACCTGATCAGGCCCACGCGATCGAGCGAGAGCAGGGCGGCGAGTGGCCGTAGGTCGCGGAGCAGCGGATTCTCGGCGAGACCGATCTTCCGCACACCCTCGGGAAGCATCCGCAGGATGTCCGCCAGGTCGTGCGCCCCGTCGATGGTCAGCCGAGGCCGGGGGCCCAGCCGGGGCAGCGCGCGCAGTGCCTCGGGGGAGGAGACGTTGACGTAGAGGTCCCGGGAGTCCACATGCGCCAGTACCTCCTCGGCATACCCGCTCCGGTCGAAACGCTCCCAGGCCAGCATCAGGGTGGCCCGTACCCGGAATTCGGGATGCCCCGCGAACCGCGAGAGCAGCGGCACCGCCGCGTCCGTTCCCACCAGTGCCGCCGTCCCCGTCACCGCCTCGGCTTCCTCGTCCGACAACCCCTCAGGACCCGGCAGCAGTTCCAGTACCAGTGGGCCCGCCTCCGCCAGTTCGCGTGCCTCCTGCACCGTGCGGGGCGGCAGCAGGGCGCGGGCCAGGTCCTCGACCCGCTGACGCACCGCCGGGTCCAGTTCCGTCGCGTGTTCCAGGCAGGCCATCGCCAGCAGATGGGCCCGCTTGTCGGGTACCGACGTCAACAGGCCCAGCAGTTCGGCCCGTTCGCGGGGTCGGGCCTGGGCCACCGCCATGCGGATCACGTCCGCCCACTGGTCGTCGCCGGCATGCCCCGCGAGCAGCCCGAAGTCACCCGCCTCCACGGCGGCCCGGGCGCCCAGGAAGTCCTGGAAGGTGCGGTGGACGAAGTGCAGGAAGTCCGGGGCCGGGCCGAGCAGCAGTCCGGTGCGGACGAGGAAGTGGTCCAGTACGGCGGCGGCGTCCCCCAGCGCCGACGCCGCCGGTACCGCCGGGAGGGACTCGGCGACGATGGTCTCCGCCCGGTCGCGGTCCATCTCCGTACGTCCGTTGCGGATGAGCCAGTAGGCCAGGCGCTGCAGCAGCTGGAGCTGGGGTTCCTCGCTCAGCTCCGGCACCGCCATGTCCCGCTCGCGGTCCCGGCGGGTCAGCAGCATCGACAGGGCCGACTCGTACAACTCCTTGCGGCCGTAGGGCAGATAGCCGTGCCGGTCGCGGTGCAACGCGCAGATCAGGCCGCACATCAGGGGGTTGGTGGCGAGCCGGCCCAGGTCCGGTTTGGTGCGTACGGCATCGAGGAGCTGGCTCTCGTAGGCGACGAGCTGCGCATCCTCCTCCGCGTCCCCGCTCGCCGCGGCCCGGTGCCAGCGCCGGATGAACGAGGCGACGTCCGCGGGGCTCATCGCGGTCAGCGCCAGCTCCGTGAAGTCGTCGTCGACGAGCCAGTCGTCGCCGACGGCAGCGGGACGAGAGGTGATGAGCCAGCGGTTGCCGGGGAACGCGTCGACCAGGTCGTGCAGCCAGGCACGAGCCCGTATCCGTTCCGGCTCCGGCACCTCGTCCAGCCCGTCGACCAGTATGAGCCCGCGTCCGGCCGCCAGTACCCGGTCCTCCCAGCCGCTCGGCTGCGCCCCGGCGAGCGGGCAGCCGACGGCGGCCAGGAAGCGCGCCGGGTCGGGGAGGCGTTCGCCGTGCCGGGTGAGGGTGCGCAGGGGCAGGACGAACGGAACGCGGCCGGCGAGATGGGCCATGCGGCCGGTTGGTTCGGTCGCGGCGGACACGGCGAGCCACTGGATCAGCGTGGTCTTCCCCGAGCCCGCGACGCCTCGTAGCAGCACCCGGTCATGGCCGGCCAGCGCCTCGTCGGCGGGTGCGGTGACCGCGCCGGCGGGCACCAGCCCGAGCCATGTGCCGTACGGCTGGTCGCCGCGTCCGACCGCCTCCAGGCTGAGATACGCGGCGTCCAGCGGCCAGCGCCCCGGCGAATTGCTGAGGTCGATGCCGTAGATGGTGAGCTTGCCGTGTTTGCGCGCGAGGTAGTCCAGGTACCGGATCTCGAAGCCGATGTCCTGGGCGTCCGGGCTGGGCACGCGGGCCAGCAGTTCCTGGACGTCGGCGCCCGTCCTGGCCTGGGCCCGGCTCTGCTCGACGGCGGTGCGGGCCACAAAGGTGGAGCGGCGGGTGAAGAACTCCAGGATCTCACCGCAGGCCCACTCGGTGGCCGCGTCGAGGAAGAGTCCGGCGTCGGCGGACAGCCCGTCGGCCGCGGGAGCCGCCTGCTTGAGCTGCCGGGCCAGCGCGGGCTCACCCAGCCGTACGGCCTGGACGTCGTCCATGTCGAGCCCGCCGAGGGCGAGCAGCCTGCGGGTCAGTGCCTCGGTGACGGCTTCCCGCTCGGGGGGCGGGAAGGGCGGCTCGCCCGGTGTGTCCAGCGCCCGCTCGGTCAGGTGGGCGGCGAGCTTGCGCAACTCCCGCTCGCCGAGGCCGCGTTTCTCGCCCCGTAAGGACACGAGGTCCGTCAGCCGTAACGGCTTCGGGACCAGCCCGGCGCCGGGGCCGTCCGCCGGGACCAGCTTCTTCAGCAGCGAGACGACCAGCGTGGACGCCATCTTCCCGCCGATCGCGGCAGGCTCCATCCGCCACCCCCGTAGTCGCAGGATCAGACGGAGCCTAACGGCGGGTCCGAGCCGGCGTCAGGACAACTGCCCGTTGTAGTCCGGCAGTTTGAAGGTCTTCTCGGCGTGGCCGCCGGAGAGGTCGGTGGCGCTGTTGCCGATGTTCGCGATGATCGTGTAGCCGTGGTTCTCGATGTCGACGCGCTGGGCCGTCTTGTAGGCGGCGACGTCCTCGAAGAGGTCGAACAGGCCGCGGACGTAGAGGCCGGAGACGTCGTAGCCGTCGTGCTCGAGGTTGTACTCGGTCGGCAGGTAGATGATGCCGGGGCGGGCCGTGACGAAGAAGAGCGAGACGCCGTGCTCCTGGGCGTACTGCGCGACGTTGAGGACGGGCTTGTTGGCCGGCTGCGGGTAGCTGAAGCCGAAGTCGGTCTCCAGCGTGGTGTTGTCGATGTCGAAGACGATCGCCTGCTTCTCGCCGGGATCGGCGGCGGCGATGCGCTGCTTCAGATAGGGCAGGGCCTGGTCCATCACCGCCTGGCAGTCCTTCTGCCAGGTCGCGTAGTCCACCTTCGTGGACGAGGTGGTGGTGGCGGTGGTGTCGCTAGCGGTCGCGGCCTGGGCCGGGGCGGCCAGTGCGGCCAGGGCGGCCACGGAGACGGCGGTGGCGGATATGCGGCGAGCCCAGGGGCCTCTGGTCATCGGTGGGGGTTCCTCTCACGTCCGTACACGCGGCTGCAATGTCAGGGGCATGATCTGAGGCGAGGGTGGCGCGAGGGGAACCGTAGGGTTACTGGACGGTAGGTGGCCAGAGGCGTGCGTCACATTTGCGTGAGCGTCGATTGAGGGCTCGGTGACAAGCCGCACAGGCGTCCTGGGTCGATCCGGTGAAGAAGTACACGCTCTCGGTGAGGTTCAAGCAGGCCGGTGCCATGGGGCAGGCCAAGCACAGTGGCCAGGACTTCGCCGTGTCGACCGGCACCGAGGTCGTCGCCACGCGCGGCGGCACCGTCGCCGAGGCCGGCCCGAACGGCGCCGGCGACGGCCCCGCGTACGGCGACGCCATCGTCGTCGAGCACGGCAACGGCGCCTACTCGCAGTACGCGCACCTGTCCCGGATCGACGTCAGGGCCGGCCAGATCGTCAAGACCGGCCAGCGCATCGGCCTGTCCGGCTCCACCGGCAACTCCTCCGGCCCGCACCAGCACTTCGAGATCCGTACGCCCCCGCACCGCGGCTCCGCCGTCGACCCGGTCGCGCGCCTGCGCGCCAAGGGCGTCACTCTCTGAGCCGACCCTCCTCCTGAGCCGGCTCTCGTGCCGGGCTAGCTCTCGCCGGCGTGTTCGTGGGCCTGGGTGACGAGGCCCAGGGCGACTTCGAGTACGGCCTCGCGCCGCTCCTCGAAGTCGCCTTCCAGGTCCTGCATCACGAACATGCCCGCGTGCAGCGTGAACATCGCGCTGACACAGCGGACCTGGTCGATGAGCGGTGCCTCCGGGTCGATGAAGATGTCCCGCATGCCGCGCATCCGGTCCTTGAAGGTGTCGCCGATGCGCAGGTCCCGGACCGTGCCCTGGTTGTCGTGCATGAAACGGAAGAACGGCTCGGCGTCGGCCAGGATGCGGCTGTAGCGCCGTACCATCTCCTGCTTGGTCTGCAGCGTGTGCGGCTGGCTGCGGCCCCACTCGATGAGTTCCTCGATCGGCCTCGTCAGATCCTCGAAGAGGCTGACGATGATCTCTTCCTTCGTCTTGAAGTGGTAGTACAGGGCCGCCTTCGTGACGTCGAGACGCTCGGCGATCTCGCGCAGGGAGGTCTTCTCGTAGCCCTGCTCCGCGAAGAGGTCGAGCGCCACGTCCTGAATGCGCTGGCGGGTGTTACCGCGACGCTGCTGCTTGGTGCCGTCCATGGTGACGCCCATCCTCGTACTCCTTGCGCTCGCGCGGAAACTTACTTGACGCCCGGCTAGTAACAGGTCTACTTTCCCCAGTGTAGTGAACTAGCCGGGCGGCAAGTAAGTGGAAGCCGCAGGGGGAGTGAGAAGACATGGCGGACACGGTCGAGATGGTCACGGAGAGCAAACAGGAGGGCAAACAGCCCAGGAGCGTACGGGTGGTCCTGCTCGCGCTCATGATCGCGATGATGCTCGCGATGCTGGACAACATGATCGTGGGTACGGCGATGCCGACGATCGTGGGCGAGCTGGGCGGCCTGGAGCACCTGTCCTGGGTGGTCACCGGCTACACCCTGGCCACCGCGGCATCCACCCCGGTCTGGGGCAAGCTCGGTGACATGTACGGGCGCAAGGGCGCCTTCCTCAGCTCGATCGTGATCTTCCTGATCGGCTCGGCGCTCAGCGGCATGGCCCAGAACATGGGCGAACTCATCGGCTTCCGGGCCGTGCAGGGTCTCGGCGCCGGCGGTCTGATGGTCGGCGTCATGGCGATCATCGGCGATCTGATCCCGCCGCGGGAGCGCGGCAAGTACACCGGCATGATGGCCGGCGTCATGGCGCTGGCGATGATCGGCGGCCCGCTGGTCGGCGGCACCATCACCGACAACTGGGGCTGGCGCTGGTCCTTCTACATCAACCTGCCGCTGGGTGTCGTGGCCCTGGCGCTGGTCAGCGCGGTGCTGCACCTGCCGAAGAAGCGGACGCGGGCGCGCATCGACTACCCGGGTGTCCTGCTGCTGACCGTCGGCATCACCGCGATCGTGCTGGTCACCACCTGGGGCGGCACCGAGTACGCCTGGACCTCCGCGCGGATCATGGAACTGATCGGCATCGGCGTCGCCGCGCTGATCGGGTTCGTGTTCTGGCAGACCAGGGCCGCCGAGCCGGTGGTGCCGCTGCACATGTTCAGGAGCCGCAACTTCACCCTGATGTCGGTCATCGGCTTCATCACCGGCTTCGTGATGTTCGGTGCCACGCTCTATCTGCCGCTGTACCAGCAGTCGGTGCAGGGCGCCTCCGCCACCAACTCCGGTCTGCTGCTCCTGCCGATGCTCGGCGCGATGCTCGTGACCTCGATGGTCGCGGGCCGGGTCACCGCCGACAGCGGCCGCTACAAGATCTTCCCGATCGCCGGCGGAGCGCTGATGATCGCCGGGCTGTATCTGCTGTCGCTGATGGACACGGGTACGACCCGTTTCACCTCGGGTCTGTACATGGCGGTGCTGGGCCTCGGCATGGGCTGCCTGATGCAGATCACCATGCTGGTGGCGCAGAACAGCGTGGAGATGAAGGACATGGGCGTGGCCTCCTCGTCCACGACCCTGTTCCGTACGCTCGGCTCCTCCTTCGGTGTCGCCATCATGGGCGCGCTGTTCAACGACCGGGTCAAGCACGTCATGGCCGAGCGGGCCGGCGCGCTGGGCAAGGGCGTCACCGAGAAGTCCGCACAGCTGGACGCGAAGCACCTCAAGATGTTGCCGCCCGCGATCCGGGACGCCTACCAGCACGCGGTGTCCGCCGGTACGCACTCGGCGTTCCTGCTGGGCGCGGGCATCGCGGTGATCGTGCTGATCGCCGCGCTGTTCGTGAAGGAGGTTCCGCTGAAGAGCGGGGCGCCGAAGCCTTCGGCGGACGGCGGCGAGGATGCGGCGCCGGTGGCGGTGGTCGAGGCCGTCTGAGGCAGGCCTGAACCGAAGACCCCCGGCTTGGTGTCCGCCACCGGGGGTCTTCTTCTGCATTTTTGCCCACCCGCTCACCCGCTCACCCGCCCGCCTGTCCCGCTTGGCCGAGAAGTGGGCGAGGCGGGCGTATCAGGGTGTTTGCGCTGGTCGGAGCCGTTGTCAGTCCTCCGTGTCACCATCGGCTGCATGGACAAACTGCGGCGGCTGCGTCTGGCCGAGGACGCCATGGACCGGGACTGGGCGGACCCGGGTCTCGATCTGGACGCGGTGGCCGCGTGGGCCGGGTACTCGCGGTATCACTTCCTGCGCGCCTTCAAGGACGTCTACGGCGAGACACCCGGCCAGTATCTGACCCACCGGCGGATCGAGCGGGCCGAGGAGATGCTGCGCTGTGCCAACCTCACCGTGACCG
The genomic region above belongs to Streptomyces sp. CG1 and contains:
- a CDS encoding Lsr2 family protein — its product is MAQKVQVLLVDDLDGGEADETVTFALDGKTYEIDLTTINADKLRGLLEPYVKGGRRTGGRASGGRGKARAASGGNQDTAAIRAWAKENGYEVNDRGRVPASIREAYEKANG
- a CDS encoding SCO3374 family protein yields the protein MDPTAPTRHQLAVHTVPLPRRPLDPEPEPCAPSACPDARARHWYENDLGWATVPGRPLRLLTGVRFDVLVVPAEAGAEALRHLAPGSPVALRGDRMELLVAAGSAEELPGLLDWLEWSAVTLDLRVLGAGGTLAAPVPPAGVSVPTRPGAAQLRAGSVQGAAVWLRPPGPGGEAEASLPTMPAVGREGSAPDLVRLVDTVAAQCHQVRLRRLRAGLPTVCRPIQPLAFS
- a CDS encoding ATP-dependent Clp protease ATP-binding subunit; protein product: MFERFTDRARRVVVLAQEEARMLNHNYIGTEHILLGLIHEGEGVAAKALESLGISLEAVRQQVEEIIGQGQQAPSGHIPFTPRAKKVLELSLREALQLGHNYIGTEHILLGLIREGEGVAAQVLVKLGADLNRVRQQVIQLLSGYQGKETATAGGPAEGTPSTSLVLDQFGRNLTQAARESKLDPVIGREKEIERVMQVLSRRTKNNPVLIGEPGVGKTAVVEGLAQAIVKGEVPETLKDKHLYTLDLGALVAGSRYRGDFEERLKKVLKEIRTRGDIILFIDELHTLVGAGAAEGAIDAASILKPMLARGELQTIGATTLDEYRKHLEKDAALERRFQPIQVAEPSLPHTIEILKGLRDRYEAHHRVSITDEALVQAATLADRYISDRFLPDKAIDLIDEAGSRMRIRRMTAPPDLREFDEKIAAVRRDKESAIDSQDFEKAASLRDKEKQLLAAKAKREKEWKAGDMDVVAEVDGELIAEVLATATGIPVFKLTEEESSRLLRMEDELHKRVIGQVDAVKALSKAIRRTRAGLKDPKRPGGSFIFAGPSGVGKTELSKALAEFLFGDEDALISLDMSEFSEKHTVSRLFGSPPGYVGYEEGGQLTEKVRRKPFSVVLFDEVEKAHPDIFNSLLQILEDGRLTDSQGRVVDFKNTVIIMTTNLGTRDISKGFNLGFAAAGDTKTNYERMKNKVSDELKQHFRPEFLNRVDDVVVFPQLTQEDILRIVDLMISKVDERLKDRDMGIELSQSAKELLAKKGYDPVLGARPLRRTIQREVEDTLSEKILFGELRPGHIVVVDTEGEGDAATFTFRGEEKSALPDVPPIEQAAGGAGPNLSKEA
- a CDS encoding NACHT domain-containing NTPase codes for the protein MEPAAIGGKMASTLVVSLLKKLVPADGPGAGLVPKPLRLTDLVSLRGEKRGLGERELRKLAAHLTERALDTPGEPPFPPPEREAVTEALTRRLLALGGLDMDDVQAVRLGEPALARQLKQAAPAADGLSADAGLFLDAATEWACGEILEFFTRRSTFVARTAVEQSRAQARTGADVQELLARVPSPDAQDIGFEIRYLDYLARKHGKLTIYGIDLSNSPGRWPLDAAYLSLEAVGRGDQPYGTWLGLVPAGAVTAPADEALAGHDRVLLRGVAGSGKTTLIQWLAVSAATEPTGRMAHLAGRVPFVLPLRTLTRHGERLPDPARFLAAVGCPLAGAQPSGWEDRVLAAGRGLILVDGLDEVPEPERIRARAWLHDLVDAFPGNRWLITSRPAAVGDDWLVDDDFTELALTAMSPADVASFIRRWHRAAASGDAEEDAQLVAYESQLLDAVRTKPDLGRLATNPLMCGLICALHRDRHGYLPYGRKELYESALSMLLTRRDRERDMAVPELSEEPQLQLLQRLAYWLIRNGRTEMDRDRAETIVAESLPAVPAASALGDAAAVLDHFLVRTGLLLGPAPDFLHFVHRTFQDFLGARAAVEAGDFGLLAGHAGDDQWADVIRMAVAQARPRERAELLGLLTSVPDKRAHLLAMACLEHATELDPAVRQRVEDLARALLPPRTVQEARELAEAGPLVLELLPGPEGLSDEEAEAVTGTAALVGTDAAVPLLSRFAGHPEFRVRATLMLAWERFDRSGYAEEVLAHVDSRDLYVNVSSPEALRALPRLGPRPRLTIDGAHDLADILRMLPEGVRKIGLAENPLLRDLRPLAALLSLDRVGLIRCPGVGDVSPLADLGLEELYLHNVGPVSGLGRLDTVQHLTVTSELPVSLRELPLDAPLNTLALDAGVLASGGLRGLSHWSALNSVDLRGGVEFLRPEDWSELTALPALTRLGVPAYAAAHCAGAPELPGVETLYVFDVQGTEDLAPLARLCPDLRTVRLFTPLAVNLDKTAYAADFPDANVLTPRSRPFAF
- a CDS encoding HAD family acid phosphatase encodes the protein MTRGPWARRISATAVSVAALAALAAPAQAATASDTTATTTSSTKVDYATWQKDCQAVMDQALPYLKQRIAAADPGEKQAIVFDIDNTTLETDFGFSYPQPANKPVLNVAQYAQEHGVSLFFVTARPGIIYLPTEYNLEHDGYDVSGLYVRGLFDLFEDVAAYKTAQRVDIENHGYTIIANIGNSATDLSGGHAEKTFKLPDYNGQLS
- a CDS encoding TetR/AcrR family transcriptional regulator, translated to MGVTMDGTKQQRRGNTRQRIQDVALDLFAEQGYEKTSLREIAERLDVTKAALYYHFKTKEEIIVSLFEDLTRPIEELIEWGRSQPHTLQTKQEMVRRYSRILADAEPFFRFMHDNQGTVRDLRIGDTFKDRMRGMRDIFIDPEAPLIDQVRCVSAMFTLHAGMFVMQDLEGDFEERREAVLEVALGLVTQAHEHAGES
- a CDS encoding MDR family MFS transporter, coding for MADTVEMVTESKQEGKQPRSVRVVLLALMIAMMLAMLDNMIVGTAMPTIVGELGGLEHLSWVVTGYTLATAASTPVWGKLGDMYGRKGAFLSSIVIFLIGSALSGMAQNMGELIGFRAVQGLGAGGLMVGVMAIIGDLIPPRERGKYTGMMAGVMALAMIGGPLVGGTITDNWGWRWSFYINLPLGVVALALVSAVLHLPKKRTRARIDYPGVLLLTVGITAIVLVTTWGGTEYAWTSARIMELIGIGVAALIGFVFWQTRAAEPVVPLHMFRSRNFTLMSVIGFITGFVMFGATLYLPLYQQSVQGASATNSGLLLLPMLGAMLVTSMVAGRVTADSGRYKIFPIAGGALMIAGLYLLSLMDTGTTRFTSGLYMAVLGLGMGCLMQITMLVAQNSVEMKDMGVASSSTTLFRTLGSSFGVAIMGALFNDRVKHVMAERAGALGKGVTEKSAQLDAKHLKMLPPAIRDAYQHAVSAGTHSAFLLGAGIAVIVLIAALFVKEVPLKSGAPKPSADGGEDAAPVAVVEAV